In Fusarium oxysporum Fo47 chromosome VII, complete sequence, the following proteins share a genomic window:
- a CDS encoding PLC-like phosphodiesterase, which yields MISLSAQLPSSYPGRVLTTRSPIQPSKVPASAISASKAASHSQEGSPIISPDTVVLTTSSSVQPSPKPMYGRNEDPYPYNFRLPESVLSRKTSNDSLDRSLASCNPSAMPEASPKSSNLIRRFSNRAHRFASSRQQSSAAPASRNGSIGPSILRCRSDSNATAPPRTPEYNAVTGADEEDDPVPDGNISLFGLDGATHSSSNNDAAGSINGSGSAKAGPVLPAELRNGCEVLKVSRSSRTRRVNLMYETESNKLSWDPARPHKSLHVDEIKEIRTGPDIQQYCFDFGMSESCNSRTKLLHIVTDNEEALNHWSGFLKATLTYRQGSMTSLMAFDNGALAQYWQTKMTREFGNQPHDPEQEELDIAGVKRWTLQTNFRLSDVRRCEKLNFTEFRGFIRLMKQRHDVQRTNRSIATKPEIGMTFPEFLAFLRDIQGEDQFAYLSHRYRPDAVETSDVADDMLTNSAIIPEPQNYTPDRPMNEYIISSSHNTWLLGLQVAGQSSVEGYISIACWDGNSGQPEVNHGRTLTTSISFREVIATINKYAFQAVMVDIMKEAFGSRLVTETLEDCYDKLPSPSELMERILIKVKKPQIKQEAPAGNFRGRRRGNSLNSLLTRSMTDAAMLMPSQSLPQSLMRSPSPSCRRSVRKTRVNTIAEGGVQDRASRSASDNDSGGKRNSRKTSTKIVKELGGLDVYCSGVNYTGFVTAEAKQYNHIFSFMESSFAKHFRTKEQKIAVNLHNQRYMMRVYPDRTRITSNNFDPHLYWRRGIQMVALNWQTSDLGMQINRAMFDGGQGFSGYVLKPAELRDIEALPYNPELPGGKKERSVVSFTIDVISAQRLMRPASLPANKAMNPYVEVEVFHASDTREKRYESVLPRDLDPPQKFRTNIVRENGFNPMFDGHFKFKVTKKQPDLVFNHNDRPAVAIYTAKFSNLKQGYRTLPLLNDAGDQYLFSKLFCKIMVDSIEKMMIDAPCRTLDGSKIKGLSGKAFS from the exons ATGATCTCTCTATCGGCCCAGTTGCCAAGCTCTTACCCTGGCCGGGTTCTAACGACCCGCTCACCCATTCAGCCCTCGAAGGTCCCAGCATCGGCTATCAGCGCCTCCAAAGCAGCCTCCCACTCACAAGAAGGATCGCCCATAATATCACCCGATACCGTTGTTCTGACTACGAGTTCCTCAGTCCAACCGTCGCCTAAACCCATGTACGGTAGGAATGAGGACCCGTACCCCTACAACTTTCGGCTACCGGAGTCTGTCCTATCTCGGAAGACGAGCAACGACTCACTAGATCGAAGCTTGGCTAGCTGCAACCCTAGCGCAATGCCCGAGGCCTCGCCTAAGAGTAGCAACTTGATTCGTCGCTTCTCGAATCGCGCCCACCGGTTTGCCAGCAGCAGACAACAATCTTCGGCAGCTCCTGCCAGCCGGAACGGTAGTATCGGTCCCAGCATCTTGCGCTGTCGGAGTGACAGCAACGCCACTGCCCCGCCACGGACGCCAGAGTATAACGCCGTGACTGGCGctgacgaggaggatgaccCGGTTCCGGATGGCAATATATCTCTCTTTGGCCTTGACGGAGCCACTCACTCATCAAGCAACAATGACGCTGCCGGTTCAATTAATGGAAGTGGCAGTGCCAAGGCCGGACCCGTGTTGCCGGCGGAGCTTCGGAATGGTTGTGAAGTTCTTAAGGTGTCCAGGAGCAGTCGCACGAGACGGGTTAATCTTATGTATGAGACCGAATCCAACAAGCTCTCGTGGGACCCTGCTCGCCCACATAAGTCCTTACACGTCGATGAGATCAAAGAGATCCGAACTGGTCCTGATATTCAACAATActgctttgactttggaATGTCCGAATCGT GCAACTCGAGGACCAAGCTTCTGCACATTGTCACCGATAATGAGGAAGCCTTGAACCACTGGTCTGGGTTCCTCAAGGCTACATTGACTTACCGGCAGGGATCAATGACCTCTCTCATGGCCTTCGACAATGGAGCCCTAGCCCAGTATTGGCAGACTAAGATGACCAGGGAGTTCGGTAACCAGCCCCATGATCCTGAGCAGGAGGAACTGGACATAGCCGGAGTCAAGCGT TGGACCCTGCAGACCAACTTCCGCCTATCCGATGTCCGACGATGTGAGAAGCTCAACTTTACCGAGTTCAGGGGTTTCATCCGCCTGATGAAGCAGAGACACGATGTTCAGCGAACCAATCGCAGCATTGCCACTAAACCTGAGATTGGCATGACCTTTCCAGAGTTTCTAGCTTTCCTCCGCGATATCCAAGGGGAGGAC CAATTTGCCTACCTCAGCCACCGATACCGACCTGATGCAGTCGAGACCTCCGATGTGGCTGATGACATGCTG ACAAACTCAGCGATTATACCGGAGCCTCAAAACTACACTCCTGACCGCCCCATGAACGAATATATCATCTCTAGCTCCCACAACACCTGGCTCCTTGGTCTACAGGTAGCCGGTCAGTCCAGCGTCGAGGGCTACATCTCG ATTGCCTGCTGGGATGGCAACTCTGGGCAGCCCGAGGTCAACCACGGTCGCACCCTTACGACCTCGATTAGTTTCCGTGAGGTCATAGCCACGATCAATAAGTACGCCTTT CAAGCCGTCATGGTCGACATTATGAAGGAGGCCTTCGGCTCTCGACTGGTTACCGAAACGTTGGAAGACTGCTATGACAAGCTGCCTTCACCCTCTGAGCTCATGGAACGCATCctcatcaaggtcaagaagccgCAGATCAAGCAGGAGGCTCCTGCCGGCAATTTCCGCGGCCGCCGACGAGGCAACAGCCTCAACTCACTACTGACTCGTTCCATGACTGATGCCGCCATGTTGATGCCTTCGCAGTCGCTTCCTCAGAGCCTCATGCGTAGCCCTAGCCCTTCTTGTCGTCGATCGGTGAGAAAGACTCGTGTCAACACAATTGCTGAAGGCGGGGTGCAAGATAGGGCGAGTAGAAGCGCCAGCGACAATGACAGCGGCGGGAAGCGAAACTCACGAAAGACGTCTACTAAGATTGTTAAAGagcttggtggtcttgacGTCTACTGTTCCGGTGTCAATTATACTGGCTTTGTCACTGCCGAGGCGAAGCAATACAACCacatcttctccttcatggAGTCGAGCTTTGCCAAGCACTTTCGCACCAAGGAACAGAAGATAGCAGTCAACCTCCACAATCAGCGCTACATGATGCGAGTTTACCCTGATCGCACCCGGATCACCTCCAACAACTTTGATCCCCACCTGTACTGGCGCCGCGGAATCCAGATGGTTGCGCTCAACTGGCAGACCTCCGACTTGGGTATGCAGATCAACCGCGCCATGTTTGACGGTGGCCAGGGCTTCTCGGGCTACGTGCTTAAACCTGCGGAGCTACGGGACATCGAAGCGCTCCCATACAACCCCGAACTTCCTGGGGGCAAGAAGGAGCGCAGTGTTGTTTCATTCACCATCGATGTCATCTCGGCACAACGGCTTATGCGACCGGCCAGCCTCCCCGCCAACAAGGCGATGAACCCGTAcgtcgaggtcgaggtcTTCCACGCCAGTGATACACGGGAGAAGAGGTATGAGTCAGTCTTGCCTCGAGATCTTGACCCGCCGCAAAAGTTTCGGACGAATATCGTACGAGAGAACGGCTTCAACCCAATGTTTGATGGTCACTTCAAGTTCAAAGTCACGAAGAAACAACCCGATCTGGTCTTT AACCACAATGACAGACCGGCAGTGGCCATCTACACTGCTAAGTTTAGTAACCTCAAGCAAGGCTACCGCACCTTACCTCTTCTCAATGATGCTGGTGATCAGTACCTtttctcgaagctcttctgCAAGATCATGGTTGATTCGattgagaagatgatgatcgACGCACCCTGCCGCACCCTAGATGGTAGCAAGATCAAGGGCCTGAGCGGAAAGGCCTTTAGCTGA